The proteins below come from a single Pelagibaculum spongiae genomic window:
- a CDS encoding class I SAM-dependent methyltransferase, whose product MLHHFPKQRPPLDQNIAEIYKQQYQSNRQGDTPAASLAQKVESWLHKQVAADVMLEHKSPTTLELGAGTLNQLQYETAGKNYDIVEPFPELFETSKSLSEISSIYSDISEVSNDNRYQRITSIAVLEHICNLPEVVARSSLLLAATGRFRASIPSEGSPIWALGWKLTTGLEFKLKYGLDYGQLMKHEHVNSAEEIEYVLRYFFKNVEMKIFGLSRYLSLYQFFNCYNPDLKKCRDYLDDLSKPSIRASRILK is encoded by the coding sequence ATGCTGCATCATTTCCCCAAACAACGTCCGCCTCTTGATCAAAATATTGCTGAAATCTATAAGCAGCAATATCAATCAAACCGGCAGGGAGATACTCCAGCAGCATCTTTAGCGCAAAAAGTAGAGTCGTGGCTTCACAAACAAGTTGCAGCAGATGTTATGCTAGAACATAAATCTCCTACCACTTTAGAACTGGGCGCAGGTACCTTAAACCAACTGCAATATGAAACAGCAGGCAAAAATTACGATATTGTGGAACCTTTTCCTGAGTTGTTCGAAACCAGTAAATCGCTTTCTGAAATATCTAGCATTTATAGTGATATATCTGAAGTCTCTAATGATAATCGCTATCAGCGTATTACATCCATTGCAGTACTGGAACATATCTGCAATCTTCCTGAAGTTGTTGCCCGCAGTAGTCTGTTATTAGCCGCAACTGGTAGATTTCGAGCATCAATCCCCAGTGAAGGTTCTCCAATCTGGGCACTAGGCTGGAAACTGACGACTGGGTTAGAGTTCAAATTAAAATACGGCCTTGATTACGGCCAGTTAATGAAACATGAACACGTCAATTCTGCAGAAGAAATCGAATATGTTTTGCGCTATTTTTTTAAAAACGTAGAAATGAAAATATTCGGTTTATCTCGATACCTTTCACTCTATCAATTTTTTAATTGCTACAATCCTGACCTAAAAAAATGTCGAGACTATTTGGATGATTTATCTAAGCCAAGCATAAGGGCTTCAAGAATTTTAAAATGA
- the metH gene encoding methionine synthase: MSDQNARQQRISAFKSQLDSRIMMLDGGMGTMIQGYKLQEADYRGERFADWPSDVKGNNDLLTLTQPQIIQKIHEDYLRAGADILETNTFNSTSIAMADYDMQLLVKDLNIEAAKLARAAADIVEKETGLPRYVAGVLGPTNRTASISPDVNNPGYRNVSWDQLVESYTEATLALVEGGVDLILVETVFDTLNAKACLFAVSGVFDQLGYKLPVMISGTITDASGRTLTGQTTEAFYNSINHIEPISIGLNCALGPKELRPYVQELSRICEFPISVHPNAGLPNAFGEYDETPAMMATVVREFAENGWLNILGGCCGTTPEHIHAMQQAVVDLPTRKIPKVPVACRLAGLEPCTIDENSLFVNVGERTNITGSAKFKRLIKEGDYDTALDIARQQVENGAQIIDINMDEGMLDSQEAMVTFLNLIAAEPDISRVPIMIDSSKWDILEAGLKCIQGKGVVNSISMKEGEDIFLEQARLIRRYGAAVIVMAFDTVGQADTRERKFEICKRAYDLLTKEVGFPPQDIIFDPNIFAIATGIEEHNNYAVDFIEACKDIKENLPHALISGGVSNVSFSFRGNNPVREAIHSVFLYYAIKNGLTMGIVNAGQLAIYSDLSDELREAVEDIVLNRREDGTERMLDLAPKYVGDGKAIADTKDLAWREFPVNKRLEHSLVKGIDAFVIEDTEEARLAAEKPLHVIEGPLMSGMDVVGDLFGDGKMFLPQVVKSARVMKKAVAHLLPYMEQGADNQAKSAGKIIMATVKGDVHDIGKNIVGVVLQCNNFEVIDLGVMVPAEKILDTAQKENADLIGLSGLITPSLDEMVNVATEMKRRNMDIPLFIGGATTSKAHTAVKIAPAREEPVVYVKDASRSVGVAQSLISQELKINFVRELKDDYEKVREAFSRRRRVRNLIPYQQAVDNKLKLDWKDYTPHKPSFTGIKIIESYPLEELIEKIDWTFFFHGWDLHGKFPKILEDEVVGEEAKSLYADAQAMLKKIVSEKWLTAKAVLGFWPANTVNHDDIQLFDGKGESNNNKGEKLELLHHLRQQSEKPAGKPHQCLSDFVAPTSTGITDYIGGFAVTSGIGLQERVKAFEAEHDDYSSIMLKVLADRLAEALAECLHRKVRTELWGYASDEQLSKDEILKEQYRGIRPAPGYPACPDHTEKATLWRLLEPEKNIGLILTESMAMWPASAVSGWYFGHPESKYFGIGKIEQDQLKSIAKRKSMPLEEMEKWLRPVLA; the protein is encoded by the coding sequence ATGTCTGACCAGAACGCCCGCCAACAACGAATTTCAGCCTTCAAATCCCAGCTGGACAGCCGGATCATGATGCTGGATGGCGGTATGGGAACGATGATTCAGGGCTATAAACTGCAGGAAGCGGATTATCGCGGCGAACGCTTTGCCGACTGGCCATCTGATGTCAAAGGTAACAATGACCTGCTGACGCTAACCCAGCCGCAAATCATCCAGAAAATCCATGAAGATTATCTGCGCGCGGGTGCCGATATTCTGGAAACCAACACCTTCAATTCCACCTCAATTGCCATGGCCGATTACGACATGCAATTGCTGGTGAAAGATTTAAATATTGAAGCGGCCAAATTGGCTCGCGCTGCAGCCGATATTGTTGAAAAAGAAACCGGTCTGCCGCGCTATGTTGCCGGTGTGCTTGGCCCAACCAACCGTACCGCTTCTATCTCCCCGGATGTAAACAACCCTGGCTATCGTAACGTCAGCTGGGATCAACTGGTCGAGAGTTATACCGAAGCAACATTGGCACTTGTCGAAGGTGGCGTTGATTTAATTCTGGTCGAAACCGTATTCGACACCTTGAATGCCAAAGCCTGTTTGTTCGCAGTGAGCGGTGTATTTGATCAGCTCGGTTATAAATTGCCGGTGATGATCTCCGGTACTATTACCGATGCTTCAGGTCGAACCCTAACCGGGCAAACTACCGAAGCTTTTTATAATTCAATTAATCATATCGAGCCTATTTCTATCGGCCTGAACTGTGCATTAGGCCCAAAAGAATTGCGCCCTTATGTACAAGAATTATCGCGCATTTGTGAATTCCCAATCTCGGTTCACCCAAATGCTGGCCTGCCCAATGCCTTCGGTGAATACGACGAAACACCCGCCATGATGGCTACGGTCGTGCGTGAATTTGCTGAAAATGGCTGGTTGAATATTCTCGGTGGCTGTTGCGGTACTACGCCAGAACATATTCACGCAATGCAGCAAGCAGTGGTTGATTTACCCACTCGAAAAATCCCTAAGGTGCCGGTCGCTTGTCGCTTGGCGGGTTTAGAACCTTGCACAATCGATGAAAATTCATTGTTTGTGAATGTTGGTGAGCGAACCAACATTACCGGTTCAGCCAAATTCAAAAGACTGATTAAAGAAGGCGATTACGATACCGCGTTAGATATTGCCCGCCAGCAGGTAGAAAACGGCGCTCAAATCATCGATATCAACATGGATGAAGGCATGCTCGATTCACAAGAGGCCATGGTGACCTTTTTGAATCTAATCGCTGCTGAACCGGATATCTCTCGGGTGCCAATTATGATCGACTCGTCCAAATGGGATATTTTGGAAGCTGGTCTGAAATGTATTCAGGGCAAAGGCGTTGTTAACTCAATTTCAATGAAAGAAGGCGAGGATATTTTCCTCGAACAAGCCCGCTTAATTCGTCGCTATGGTGCGGCGGTTATTGTGATGGCTTTCGATACAGTGGGTCAGGCAGATACCCGTGAGCGCAAGTTTGAAATCTGTAAACGCGCTTATGACCTTCTCACCAAAGAAGTCGGTTTTCCGCCGCAAGACATTATTTTTGACCCGAATATTTTTGCCATTGCTACCGGTATTGAAGAGCACAATAACTACGCGGTCGATTTTATTGAAGCCTGTAAAGATATTAAAGAAAACCTGCCCCACGCATTAATTTCTGGCGGTGTTTCCAATGTGTCTTTCTCGTTCCGTGGTAACAATCCGGTACGAGAAGCGATTCACTCGGTCTTTTTGTATTACGCAATTAAAAACGGCTTGACCATGGGCATAGTAAATGCCGGTCAGCTAGCCATTTACAGTGATCTGTCTGATGAATTGCGTGAAGCGGTCGAAGATATCGTGCTCAACCGCCGTGAAGACGGCACCGAACGCATGCTGGATCTAGCACCTAAATATGTCGGTGATGGTAAAGCCATTGCTGACACCAAAGACTTGGCATGGCGTGAATTTCCGGTCAATAAACGATTGGAGCATTCACTGGTAAAAGGTATCGATGCATTTGTAATTGAAGATACTGAAGAAGCACGGCTGGCAGCAGAAAAACCACTGCACGTTATCGAAGGTCCGTTAATGTCTGGCATGGATGTCGTCGGTGATTTATTCGGCGATGGTAAAATGTTTTTACCACAAGTGGTTAAATCAGCCCGAGTAATGAAAAAAGCGGTGGCGCATTTATTACCTTACATGGAACAAGGCGCAGATAACCAAGCCAAATCTGCCGGTAAGATTATTATGGCTACTGTAAAGGGCGATGTTCACGATATAGGTAAGAACATTGTTGGCGTAGTGCTGCAGTGTAATAACTTTGAAGTGATCGATTTAGGCGTAATGGTACCGGCTGAAAAAATTCTTGATACCGCACAAAAAGAAAATGCCGACTTAATTGGTTTGTCTGGTTTAATCACTCCATCACTCGATGAAATGGTTAACGTGGCAACAGAAATGAAACGCCGTAATATGGACATTCCATTATTTATCGGCGGTGCGACCACATCTAAAGCCCATACCGCAGTGAAAATCGCCCCAGCCCGTGAAGAGCCTGTGGTGTATGTAAAAGATGCATCGCGCTCAGTCGGTGTGGCACAAAGTTTAATCTCACAAGAATTAAAAATTAATTTCGTTCGTGAATTAAAAGACGATTATGAAAAAGTACGTGAAGCCTTCAGTCGCCGTCGCCGGGTAAGAAATTTAATTCCTTACCAGCAGGCGGTCGATAACAAACTGAAGTTAGATTGGAAGGACTACACACCGCATAAACCGTCGTTTACCGGCATTAAGATTATCGAAAGTTATCCACTGGAAGAATTAATCGAGAAAATCGATTGGACCTTCTTCTTCCATGGTTGGGATCTGCACGGAAAATTCCCGAAAATTCTCGAAGATGAAGTGGTGGGTGAAGAAGCAAAAAGTCTTTATGCCGATGCACAAGCCATGCTGAAAAAAATTGTTAGCGAAAAATGGTTAACCGCTAAAGCGGTGTTAGGTTTCTGGCCTGCCAACACCGTCAATCATGATGACATTCAGTTATTCGATGGTAAAGGTGAGAGCAATAATAACAAGGGCGAAAAGCTCGAGCTATTGCACCACTTACGTCAGCAGTCAGAAAAACCTGCGGGCAAGCCACACCAATGCTTATCTGACTTCGTTGCTCCAACTTCTACCGGCATTACCGATTACATTGGTGGCTTTGCAGTCACTTCGGGCATTGGCCTGCAAGAACGTGTTAAGGCTTTTGAAGCCGAGCATGATGACTACAGTTCAATCATGCTTAAGGTATTAGCTGACCGATTAGCAGAAGCCTTAGCCGAATGTTTACACCGCAAAGTGCGTACCGAACTTTGGGGCTATGCCAGTGACGAACAATTATCGAAAGACGAAATTCTCAAAGAACAGTATCGCGGTATTCGCCCGGCCCCCGGTTATCCGGCCTGCCCGGACCACACCGAAAAAGCCACCCTGTGGCGCCTGCTGGAACCAGAAAAGAATATCGGCCTGATCCTCACCGAGAGCATGGCAATGTGGCCTGCATCGGCGGTTTCTGGTTGGTATTTTGGTCACCCGGAATCAAAATACTTCGGTATCGGCAAAATTGAACAAGATCAGCTGAAATCGATTGCCAAGCGAAAAAGCATGCCGCTGGAAGAAATGGAAAAATGGTTAAGGCCAGTGTTGGCGTAA
- a CDS encoding class I SAM-dependent methyltransferase: MSFRKKAFSISEKEYQDYYQQTGECNLLKGSDLNQQCFDKINQHSVGEALLDVGCDRGELARSLASRFQVTATDLVLNQEVVDRGGAAITWQQGNIEALPFKDQQFDTVFCTHVLEHVIDVQATLV, encoded by the coding sequence TTGAGTTTTCGCAAGAAAGCATTCTCAATATCAGAGAAAGAGTATCAAGATTATTATCAGCAAACCGGCGAGTGCAACCTATTAAAAGGTAGTGACTTGAACCAGCAATGCTTTGATAAAATTAATCAGCACTCTGTTGGGGAAGCGCTACTAGATGTTGGATGTGATCGTGGTGAGCTGGCGCGTTCATTAGCTAGTCGTTTCCAGGTGACTGCAACAGATCTAGTGTTAAATCAGGAAGTCGTTGATAGAGGAGGTGCAGCGATTACTTGGCAGCAGGGAAATATTGAAGCTTTACCATTCAAAGATCAGCAGTTTGATACGGTATTTTGTACCCATGTGCTAGAGCATGTGATTGATGTTCAAGCTACGCTTGTTTAA
- a CDS encoding transposase, whose protein sequence is MKSSDQSSSDSAKADFSRRYGEKIEINKVGPRRVAMNPEYCHWFHCISRCCRKAFLCGEDPLTGESFEHRRQWIVDRLALLAQAFSVEIASYCVMSNHYHLVVCVNLEKAKSWQGDEVLRRWCKVFKGPELVRRYLDHEVLTPHEIDFLETFVEEYRERLVDLSWFMRALNEPLARQANKEDQCTGHFWQGRFTAQALLDEKAIASCMAYVDLNPLRAGIADTPEASEFTSIKQRIDKQRKSRSKNYQAKYHTAKKAESRATLPRLKPFKSKDPKIENIPFSFTAYLELLDATARTLVSGKASMGDDIPDIMTRLNIDPERWMRGMKSSRKRWGKAAGETQALQKYAKLIRQFWVQRGAPGY, encoded by the coding sequence ATGAAATCTTCTGATCAATCTTCCTCTGACTCTGCAAAAGCTGATTTTTCACGCCGCTATGGTGAAAAAATAGAAATTAATAAAGTGGGCCCACGACGTGTTGCGATGAATCCGGAGTACTGCCACTGGTTCCACTGTATTTCCAGATGCTGTCGCAAAGCGTTTTTATGTGGTGAGGATCCCTTGACCGGTGAGTCTTTTGAGCATCGCCGACAATGGATTGTGGACCGACTGGCATTGCTGGCACAGGCGTTTTCGGTGGAAATCGCTAGCTATTGTGTGATGAGTAACCACTACCATCTGGTAGTCTGCGTTAACCTGGAAAAGGCTAAATCCTGGCAAGGGGATGAAGTGCTCAGACGCTGGTGCAAAGTGTTTAAAGGCCCTGAACTGGTTCGGCGTTATCTGGATCATGAAGTATTAACGCCACATGAAATTGATTTTCTGGAAACCTTTGTTGAAGAGTACCGCGAGCGATTAGTGGATTTAAGCTGGTTTATGCGGGCTTTAAATGAGCCATTGGCACGACAAGCCAACAAGGAAGATCAATGCACAGGGCATTTCTGGCAAGGTCGCTTCACTGCCCAGGCTCTTCTAGATGAAAAAGCCATCGCCAGCTGTATGGCTTATGTCGATTTGAATCCGCTGCGCGCTGGTATTGCTGACACTCCAGAAGCATCAGAATTCACTTCGATTAAACAGCGGATCGACAAGCAACGAAAATCACGCAGCAAAAACTACCAAGCAAAGTACCACACGGCAAAAAAAGCAGAGTCACGTGCCACCCTTCCCAGATTAAAACCTTTCAAAAGTAAGGATCCGAAAATTGAAAATATTCCGTTTTCCTTCACTGCTTATCTGGAACTACTGGATGCGACCGCAAGAACGCTGGTCAGTGGCAAAGCAAGCATGGGCGATGATATTCCGGATATTATGACTCGACTAAATATAGATCCAGAGCGCTGGATGCGGGGCATGAAATCCTCTCGAAAACGCTGGGGCAAAGCAGCAGGGGAAACTCAGGCTCTGCAAAAATACGCCAAGCTGATTCGACAATTTTGGGTACAGCGAGGCGCACCGGGTTATTAA
- a CDS encoding sigma-54 interaction domain-containing protein, which translates to MTVNRESAKKNQANKNAKAADPLFENSLQKQQLVGEQLSSWGRFMILFGLIPILVLRLYSDEIRVDYLPMALGKWLVAVAYAVVIRQQLKNASYQSQLGYLTLFIDSLIVTVSLISMSFYKTNHLGTLNDSLYVVFYILALGSALRFDARYSLFSCSLAIISSALLIRFDMHFHQMPADLNLFSDRVLSLVALTVLSIIFARKLRYSLLSEYLQKNRHLQGIAALIRINSQKNTSAVVEQQLKAVVKEAKALTRSDFSYLMLDHSVCQKTFADSAPEIGRLKTIPLNGLEQHVISDSSVMNIFSRQSLQQQFHPLSIDHLLAQNVADLIALPICMEQQNIGVLVIGRKSAKAGDRLPGVLERQLASKVLLHPVLRNSSSSIPKQYDDYELLLLKHLASHITQLVTYQNLQNQLKQITDEAAESPLEKHNQANSPPAISEFCGMLGQSQPMQLVYQNIKRVAVHDVAVLIQGQSGTGKELAAKALHQLSARSDQPFVMLNCAAIPENLLESELFGYVKGAFSGATRNKRGLFESADKGTIFLDEIGDMLPALQSKLLRVIQQGELVKLGSERTINVDVRVITATHQNLEQQIADGQFREDLYFRINQVAINLPPLSQRETDISLLAQSFLKQLDQDRYFTDSALKYLQQKNWPGNIRQLKSLVQQLIVLTDQQRIDPALIQNLEQQQSHQVASTEPLNAHIQQTLADGCQLKNELQRYEKQLLEAALQKADGNLRDAASLLGTAKSTLFDKVRRYQL; encoded by the coding sequence ATGACCGTCAATAGAGAATCTGCCAAGAAAAATCAGGCGAATAAGAACGCCAAAGCAGCAGATCCCCTGTTTGAGAATTCTTTACAGAAACAGCAGCTAGTTGGAGAGCAACTTTCCAGCTGGGGTCGGTTTATGATCCTGTTTGGCTTAATTCCGATACTGGTTTTACGTCTCTATTCTGATGAGATTAGAGTCGATTATCTGCCAATGGCATTAGGTAAATGGCTGGTAGCTGTTGCTTATGCTGTCGTGATTCGTCAGCAGCTAAAAAACGCAAGTTATCAATCGCAGCTGGGTTATTTGACGCTTTTCATCGATTCACTGATTGTTACGGTTAGCTTAATCAGTATGTCGTTTTACAAAACTAATCACCTCGGCACACTCAATGACTCGCTATATGTCGTTTTTTACATTCTGGCTCTGGGCAGTGCCCTGAGGTTTGATGCGCGTTATTCATTGTTTAGCTGCAGCCTGGCAATCATCTCCAGTGCGCTATTAATTCGATTTGATATGCATTTCCACCAAATGCCAGCTGACTTAAATTTGTTCAGCGATCGGGTGTTATCACTGGTTGCTTTGACGGTGTTATCAATCATATTTGCCAGAAAACTTCGCTACAGTTTGCTATCGGAATATTTGCAAAAGAATCGGCATCTACAGGGCATCGCTGCACTGATTAGAATTAACAGTCAGAAAAATACCAGCGCAGTGGTTGAGCAACAATTAAAAGCAGTGGTAAAAGAAGCCAAAGCTTTAACCCGTTCAGATTTTAGTTATCTGATGCTCGATCATTCGGTGTGCCAGAAAACCTTTGCCGATAGTGCGCCGGAAATTGGCCGGTTAAAAACCATTCCGCTAAATGGCTTAGAACAGCATGTCATTTCAGATAGCAGTGTGATGAATATATTTTCTAGGCAATCGCTGCAACAGCAATTTCACCCGTTATCGATTGATCATTTGTTGGCACAAAATGTTGCTGATTTAATCGCGCTACCGATTTGTATGGAGCAGCAAAATATTGGTGTATTAGTGATTGGCAGAAAGAGTGCTAAAGCCGGTGATCGATTGCCCGGAGTGTTAGAACGGCAGTTGGCCAGCAAGGTTTTACTGCACCCGGTTTTGCGTAATTCGTCTAGTTCGATACCCAAGCAATATGATGATTATGAGTTGCTGTTACTGAAACATCTTGCCAGTCATATTACTCAATTGGTGACTTATCAAAATCTACAAAACCAGTTGAAACAGATAACCGATGAAGCAGCTGAATCACCGTTAGAAAAGCACAATCAAGCAAATTCACCGCCGGCCATTTCAGAGTTTTGTGGCATGTTGGGCCAGAGTCAGCCAATGCAATTGGTCTATCAGAACATCAAACGCGTAGCGGTTCACGATGTAGCCGTTCTGATTCAAGGTCAAAGCGGTACTGGTAAAGAGTTGGCGGCTAAAGCATTGCATCAATTGAGTGCTCGATCTGATCAGCCGTTTGTAATGCTGAACTGTGCCGCTATTCCAGAAAATTTATTGGAAAGTGAATTGTTCGGTTATGTGAAAGGCGCTTTTTCAGGTGCTACGCGTAACAAGCGTGGTTTGTTTGAATCTGCAGATAAAGGCACTATTTTTCTAGATGAAATCGGCGACATGCTACCGGCGCTTCAGAGCAAACTGCTGCGGGTGATTCAACAGGGCGAGCTGGTTAAACTAGGTTCTGAGCGCACAATCAATGTTGATGTGAGAGTGATTACTGCGACTCATCAGAACCTGGAGCAACAGATCGCCGATGGTCAGTTTAGGGAAGATCTCTATTTTCGAATTAATCAGGTAGCGATTAATCTACCGCCGCTGTCCCAGCGAGAGACCGACATTTCATTGCTAGCTCAATCGTTTCTCAAACAACTGGATCAAGATAGATACTTTACTGATTCGGCGCTTAAATATTTACAACAAAAAAATTGGCCGGGCAATATTCGACAACTCAAAAGCCTGGTGCAGCAGTTGATTGTTTTAACGGATCAACAACGAATAGATCCGGCGTTGATCCAAAACCTGGAGCAGCAGCAATCACATCAGGTCGCTTCTACTGAACCATTAAATGCCCATATTCAGCAAACTCTGGCTGATGGCTGTCAGCTAAAAAATGAACTGCAACGTTATGAAAAGCAATTGTTAGAAGCTGCGTTGCAAAAAGCCGATGGTAATTTGCGTGATGCCGCAAGTTTATTAGGCACCGCCAAATCAACCTTGTTCGATAAGGTTCGTCGTTACCAATTGTGA
- a CDS encoding NapC/NirT family cytochrome c gives MKKLWEKLWQKPGLKLLLGIPLGGFLFLAVGAAGWGAFNASLHYSSTNEFCFGCHIGMDTVVEEYQESIHYKNVHGVVATCADCHVPEPFFEKMEVKITSGIKDIYKKYWVKEINLENFEQEHRLRLAEHVWKDMQEQKSATCQKCHDQSKMDLAAQPGRASRAHDPVKWEENGESCVDCHYGIAHNRPTKF, from the coding sequence ATGAAAAAATTATGGGAAAAGCTCTGGCAAAAGCCCGGGTTGAAGTTATTGCTAGGGATACCCTTGGGTGGTTTCCTGTTCCTGGCTGTTGGTGCCGCTGGTTGGGGTGCATTTAACGCATCTCTGCATTACTCCAGCACTAACGAATTCTGTTTCGGTTGTCATATCGGAATGGATACGGTCGTTGAGGAATATCAGGAGTCAATTCACTACAAGAATGTCCACGGCGTAGTTGCTACCTGTGCTGACTGTCATGTACCCGAGCCATTTTTTGAAAAAATGGAAGTCAAGATCACTTCGGGGATCAAAGACATCTACAAAAAATATTGGGTAAAAGAGATTAATCTCGAGAACTTCGAACAGGAGCATCGCCTGAGATTGGCTGAACATGTTTGGAAAGACATGCAAGAGCAAAAATCAGCAACCTGTCAGAAGTGCCATGATCAAAGCAAAATGGATCTGGCAGCGCAGCCTGGCCGCGCTAGCAGAGCACATGATCCTGTGAAGTGGGAAGAAAATGGAGAGTCTTGTGTTGATTGCCACTATGGCATCGCACACAACAGGCCTACCAAGTTCTAA
- a CDS encoding multiheme c-type cytochrome — MKSSIWRWLASGVILMTSVIFAGQAAAAPKAHNLKAFEVLSPESQECAACHKDQNRGLFQQWGESKHYGANVGCYECHQANPTDKDAIKHEGFNISVVVSPKDCGQCHDREAEQFSQSHHAKAGRILGSLDNMLAEVVEGKLILNGASPVAVSGCGQCHGSVVKVLENGDLDPATWPNSGIGRINPDGSEGSCNACHQRHEFDIVQARRPEACGKCHLGPDHPQKEIYEESKHGIAFYGNVDDMNLDSAKWIVGEDYDAAPTCATCHMSGTKDLPLTHDVGDRISWTLRPPVSEKIDAKKRGKVKSWEHRRKDMKNVCSACHTSSWVENFYVQFDGVVTLYNDKFAKPGVSMMKFLKDEGLRTDTGFDEKIEWTWFYLWHHQGRRARMGAAMGAPDYVQWHGMFEVAEAFYTELVPEYREFIEKAEHDGKHDIAKRGNALLEEILSRPEHAWFSGKEPEAVKAARKKAQAEFQKRYAQ, encoded by the coding sequence ATGAAATCGTCGATATGGCGCTGGTTAGCTAGCGGTGTGATCCTGATGACCAGTGTAATTTTTGCTGGTCAAGCAGCGGCTGCACCCAAGGCTCATAACCTTAAGGCATTCGAAGTACTTTCTCCTGAAAGCCAAGAATGCGCAGCGTGTCACAAAGATCAAAACCGTGGATTATTCCAGCAATGGGGTGAGTCCAAGCACTATGGTGCAAACGTAGGTTGTTACGAGTGCCACCAAGCCAACCCAACAGATAAAGATGCCATCAAACATGAAGGCTTCAATATCTCCGTTGTGGTTTCACCTAAAGACTGTGGCCAATGCCACGATCGTGAAGCTGAACAGTTCTCTCAATCTCATCATGCTAAAGCCGGTCGTATCCTAGGTTCTTTGGATAACATGCTTGCTGAAGTAGTTGAAGGTAAATTGATTCTGAACGGCGCATCTCCTGTCGCAGTTAGCGGCTGTGGCCAGTGCCACGGTTCGGTAGTTAAGGTTCTGGAGAATGGCGATTTAGATCCTGCAACATGGCCTAACTCAGGTATCGGCCGGATTAATCCGGACGGATCTGAGGGTTCTTGTAATGCATGTCACCAGCGCCACGAGTTTGACATTGTTCAAGCACGTCGTCCTGAAGCATGTGGCAAGTGCCACCTAGGTCCTGACCATCCTCAGAAAGAAATCTATGAAGAGTCCAAGCACGGTATCGCTTTCTACGGCAACGTAGACGATATGAATTTGGATTCGGCCAAGTGGATTGTTGGCGAGGACTACGATGCAGCACCTACTTGTGCGACCTGTCATATGTCTGGAACTAAAGATTTACCACTGACCCATGATGTTGGCGATCGAATTTCCTGGACATTACGCCCACCCGTATCAGAAAAAATTGATGCTAAAAAGCGTGGCAAAGTGAAGTCTTGGGAACATCGTCGTAAAGATATGAAGAACGTATGTTCTGCATGTCACACTTCAAGCTGGGTAGAGAACTTCTACGTTCAGTTTGATGGTGTCGTAACTCTTTACAACGATAAATTCGCCAAGCCTGGCGTTAGCATGATGAAGTTCCTAAAAGATGAAGGTCTGAGGACTGACACAGGTTTTGATGAAAAAATCGAGTGGACTTGGTTCTACCTGTGGCATCACCAAGGTCGTCGCGCACGTATGGGCGCAGCGATGGGTGCACCTGACTATGTGCAATGGCATGGCATGTTTGAAGTGGCCGAAGCCTTCTACACTGAACTGGTTCCTGAGTACCGGGAATTCATCGAAAAGGCTGAGCACGATGGCAAGCACGACATCGCCAAGCGCGGTAATGCACTACTGGAAGAGATATTATCTCGTCCAGAGCATGCTTGGTTCTCCGGTAAAGAGCCTGAAGCAGTGAAAGCTGCTCGTAAAAAGGCACAAGCTGAGTTCCAGAAGCGTTACGCACAGTAA
- a CDS encoding AzlD domain-containing protein: protein MSLDWKIWLLLLTAGVGSLLLRSSFILLADRYPLSEFWMRYLRYVPQAVFSALVVPALLLPSIEKQALDPQTLAGLIAALVAWKTNNILATLVAGLLMLWLMAFANNFY from the coding sequence ATGTCTCTGGATTGGAAAATATGGTTACTGTTATTAACTGCTGGTGTAGGAAGCTTGTTGCTGCGTAGCTCGTTTATTTTGCTGGCAGATCGTTATCCGCTATCTGAATTTTGGATGCGCTATTTGCGTTATGTACCCCAGGCAGTTTTTTCTGCTCTGGTTGTTCCAGCATTGTTGCTGCCATCAATTGAGAAGCAGGCGCTAGACCCACAAACGCTTGCAGGATTAATCGCAGCATTGGTCGCTTGGAAAACCAATAACATTTTAGCGACTTTAGTCGCTGGGCTGCTTATGTTGTGGTTGATGGCATTTGCTAATAATTTTTACTAG